The Methanocella arvoryzae MRE50 genome includes a region encoding these proteins:
- a CDS encoding adenylyltransferase/cytidyltransferase family protein — MVRRVVATGTFDILHPGHVLYLCEARKHGDELWVIVARESTIKHKRKPLIPEEQRLFMVQSLKCVDHAVLGSETDMFEPIRQIQPEVIAIGFNQHWNENELKKQLAERGIKAEIVRIQTSDHSPYASSRTIRQKIKESDP, encoded by the coding sequence ATGGTCCGCAGAGTCGTGGCCACAGGGACATTCGACATTCTGCACCCGGGCCACGTGCTGTACCTGTGCGAAGCCCGAAAGCACGGAGACGAACTCTGGGTCATCGTCGCGAGGGAGAGCACGATCAAGCATAAACGCAAGCCGCTGATACCCGAAGAGCAGAGGCTTTTCATGGTGCAGTCGCTCAAGTGTGTCGATCACGCCGTGCTGGGCAGCGAAACCGACATGTTCGAGCCCATCAGGCAAATCCAGCCGGAAGTCATCGCGATCGGGTTCAACCAGCACTGGAACGAAAACGAGCTGAAAAAACAGCTGGCCGAGAGAGGGATCAAGGCAGAGATCGTCAGGATACAGACGTCTGACCACTCGCCTTACGCGTCCAGCCGCACAATCAGGCAGAAGATCAAGGAAAGCGATCCTTAG
- a CDS encoding Mov34/MPN/PAD-1 family protein: MITVAGNNGVKGISRDLLKLIMEASKSTHPHEFAALLRAEKGVINEILLVPGTASDEDSAIMMFHMMPIDRSIVGSVHSHPVHDLRYSDADIHMFGSKGTYNIIVAYPYMENDWVCYNPRGERVAIPVVDEPAGGN, encoded by the coding sequence ATGATCACAGTGGCGGGAAATAATGGCGTGAAAGGGATTTCCAGAGACCTACTCAAGCTGATCATGGAAGCCAGCAAGTCCACCCACCCCCACGAGTTCGCCGCCTTGCTGCGGGCTGAGAAGGGAGTGATCAACGAAATACTGCTGGTCCCCGGAACGGCCTCCGACGAGGACTCTGCCATAATGATGTTCCACATGATGCCCATCGACCGCTCGATCGTCGGATCGGTCCACAGTCACCCCGTACACGATCTCCGGTACTCCGATGCAGACATTCACATGTTCGGCAGCAAGGGCACCTATAACATCATCGTGGCGTACCCGTACATGGAAAACGACTGGGTATGCTACAATCCCCGGGGCGAGAGAGTGGCTATTCCAGTAGTAGACGAGCCCGCAGGTGGTAACTGA
- the argJ gene encoding bifunctional ornithine acetyltransferase/N-acetylglutamate synthase, whose protein sequence is MKEVKGGICAVKGVKAWGIKEGKMGLAIMLAKGPAAGVFTLNKVKAAPVLVSQDHLKKMGKEFNGIIANSGCANAFTHEQGVKDAIAMANLLAKKLNVDPHTIGVSSTGVIGRPMDMPWYIDHFEEVFSKLTSKAEGSEMANKAIMTTDLVPKSYAVEIEGGIRIGGICKGSGMIEPNMGTMLAFVFTDAKIGRAQLQKCLQKAVDRSFNMVVVDGDTSTNDNLFLIATGEAGKPADMKKFQEGLDTVCMELAKKVARDGEGATKLIEATVTGAKSIEDARLAAKAIIRSPLFKSAVYGTDPNWGRAVCAVGYSGSEIDPAKVSLIFSDGKSKVSLVDAGVPKSDEKTLAKAKKIMGNDTLYVTVELKLGKSSATAWGCDLTHKYVDINASYTT, encoded by the coding sequence ATGAAAGAGGTAAAAGGCGGCATCTGTGCCGTCAAAGGCGTAAAGGCGTGGGGCATCAAGGAAGGCAAAATGGGCTTAGCGATCATGCTCGCCAAAGGCCCCGCTGCGGGAGTATTCACGCTGAACAAGGTCAAGGCGGCTCCGGTCCTGGTGTCGCAGGATCACCTGAAAAAGATGGGCAAGGAATTCAACGGCATCATCGCCAACAGCGGCTGCGCAAACGCGTTCACCCACGAGCAGGGAGTCAAAGATGCTATTGCCATGGCCAACCTGCTGGCCAAAAAGCTGAACGTCGATCCCCACACGATCGGCGTCTCCTCTACGGGCGTCATCGGCAGGCCCATGGATATGCCATGGTACATAGACCACTTCGAGGAAGTCTTCTCGAAGCTCACCAGCAAGGCAGAGGGCAGTGAAATGGCCAACAAGGCTATCATGACGACTGATCTGGTCCCCAAGTCGTATGCGGTCGAAATAGAGGGCGGCATTCGGATAGGCGGCATCTGCAAAGGCTCCGGCATGATCGAGCCCAACATGGGAACGATGCTCGCGTTCGTGTTCACCGACGCGAAGATCGGCCGGGCCCAGCTCCAGAAGTGCCTGCAGAAAGCGGTCGACAGGTCATTCAACATGGTGGTCGTCGACGGCGACACAAGCACCAACGATAACCTGTTCCTGATTGCTACTGGCGAGGCCGGCAAGCCTGCGGACATGAAGAAGTTCCAGGAAGGCCTGGACACTGTCTGCATGGAACTGGCGAAGAAAGTCGCTCGCGATGGTGAGGGCGCCACCAAGCTCATCGAGGCCACGGTCACCGGCGCAAAGTCGATCGAGGACGCCAGATTAGCAGCTAAGGCCATCATCAGGTCGCCGCTGTTCAAGAGCGCTGTGTATGGCACCGACCCCAACTGGGGCAGGGCAGTCTGCGCCGTCGGCTACTCCGGTAGCGAGATCGACCCAGCTAAAGTAAGCCTGATCTTCTCGGACGGCAAGAGCAAGGTAAGCCTGGTCGATGCAGGTGTGCCCAAGAGCGACGAGAAGACACTGGCAAAGGCTAAGAAGATCATGGGCAACGACACGCTTTACGTGACTGTTGAGTTAAAGTTAGGGAAGAGCTCGGCTACGGCCTGGGGCTGCGACCTGACGCACAAGTATGTGGATATTAACGCGTCGTACACGACATAG
- a CDS encoding CBS domain-containing protein, translating to MTTTVITCTPSDAIQDVIKLMSEKNVSGIPVMDKDRLAGIVTEGDILKLLAVPPRSDTLWLPSPLEVILEIPFRGLMQIRDLQNAYTDLGHKPVKDIMHKEVWTTTPETDIEDAAAEMVRRNVNRLPVMKGDQLVGIVTRDDIIHGLGGRK from the coding sequence ATGACAACGACGGTTATCACCTGCACGCCCTCGGATGCCATCCAGGACGTCATCAAGCTGATGAGCGAGAAGAATGTCAGCGGCATCCCGGTCATGGACAAGGACAGGCTGGCGGGCATCGTCACTGAAGGCGACATCCTGAAGCTGCTTGCCGTACCCCCGAGATCGGACACCCTCTGGCTGCCGAGCCCGCTCGAAGTGATCCTGGAGATCCCCTTCCGGGGGCTCATGCAGATCAGGGACCTGCAGAACGCTTATACTGACCTGGGACACAAGCCGGTCAAGGACATCATGCATAAAGAGGTCTGGACCACCACGCCGGAAACGGACATCGAGGACGCAGCGGCAGAGATGGTCAGGCGGAATGTCAACAGGCTGCCCGTCATGAAAGGCGATCAGCTGGTAGGTATAGTCACCAGAGACGACATCATACACGGTTTAGGTGGAAGGAAATGA
- the argC gene encoding N-acetyl-gamma-glutamyl-phosphate reductase, translating to MLKIGIVGGTGYTGGELLRLLSIHPLAEVTVVTSRKQAGQPVDTVHPNLKSLTDLKFEDPDPAKIAERCDVVFTAVPHGAAMAVVPELLKYGLRVIDLSADYRLPTEKFEQVYNKKHLDPREAVYGLPELHPEVKDATLIANPGCYPTGANLACAPLIAQGLVNRAVVDSKSGISGSGQDPTEGTHYPNVTQNVRPYNLTTHRHKAEIEQEMLRLNNSTRIHFTPHVIPSTRGIMTTAHLFVDEPLTTDQVQTIYDEFYKNKPFVRLQKPSLANVRGSNFCDIAFEVEKDSDRIVVVSAIDNMVKGASGQAIQNMNLMYGFDERTGLWTSGLSP from the coding sequence ATGTTAAAGATCGGGATTGTTGGCGGCACCGGCTACACCGGTGGCGAATTGCTGAGGCTTCTTTCGATACACCCGCTGGCCGAAGTCACCGTGGTTACATCACGGAAGCAGGCAGGCCAGCCCGTGGACACAGTCCACCCTAACCTGAAGAGCCTCACGGACCTGAAGTTCGAGGACCCCGACCCGGCGAAAATCGCTGAGCGGTGCGACGTAGTTTTCACCGCAGTACCGCACGGGGCTGCCATGGCTGTCGTGCCCGAACTGCTGAAGTACGGCCTCAGAGTCATCGACCTGAGCGCAGACTACCGGCTGCCGACGGAAAAATTCGAACAGGTCTACAACAAGAAGCACCTCGATCCCAGAGAAGCGGTCTATGGACTGCCCGAGCTTCACCCCGAGGTCAAAGACGCCACCTTGATAGCAAACCCGGGATGCTACCCAACAGGGGCAAATCTGGCCTGCGCACCGCTGATCGCGCAGGGCCTGGTAAACAGGGCGGTGGTAGACTCGAAATCGGGCATATCTGGCTCAGGGCAGGACCCCACCGAGGGCACTCACTACCCTAACGTCACTCAGAACGTCCGGCCGTACAACCTGACCACCCACCGCCACAAAGCGGAGATCGAGCAGGAGATGCTCCGGCTCAACAACAGCACCAGAATCCACTTCACCCCTCACGTAATACCGTCGACCAGGGGCATCATGACGACAGCCCACCTGTTCGTGGACGAGCCGCTTACGACAGATCAGGTACAGACGATCTACGATGAGTTCTACAAGAACAAGCCGTTCGTTAGACTGCAAAAGCCGTCACTGGCTAACGTGAGAGGCAGCAACTTCTGCGACATAGCGTTCGAGGTCGAGAAGGACTCGGACAGGATCGTCGTAGTCTCGGCCATAGACAACATGGTCAAGGGAGCCTCCGGCCAGGCGATCCAGAACATGAATCTCATGTACGGTTTCGACGAGCGCACCGGCCTCTGGACCAGCGGCCTGTCGCCATAG